In Cydia amplana chromosome 13, ilCydAmpl1.1, whole genome shotgun sequence, a single genomic region encodes these proteins:
- the LOC134653353 gene encoding uncharacterized protein LOC134653353, whose amino-acid sequence MMDKNAMMRKMKCTCISVDVATFIFGIFSAVISAIGILAFSTFHLWFGAFAEDKDFENWLRDPSSIPTHEDAKHVKRRMIYMWIMIFVFLWFLSCIVSFIFSVFLCYGTHKRRPAFVKAYLGYGVVMTTLMLAVACFYIWRGDVVSTLMQLIYCGFYSLILLMVKRTYEIIRAEQTCESTQILTSKPGMNI is encoded by the exons ATGATGGACAAAAA cgcAATGATGAGAAAAATGAAATGCACATGTATTTCAGTGGATGTGGCAACTTtcatttttggaatttttagcgCT GTGATATCAGCCATCGGTATCCTAGCCTTCTCGACCTTCCACCTCTGGTTCGGAGCCTTCGCCGAAGACAAGGACTTCGAGAATTGGCTCCGCGACCCTAGCTCCATCCCGACGCACGAGGATGCCAAACATGTGAAACGCCGGATGATCTATATGTGGATCATGATCTTCGTGTTTCTCTGGTTTTTGAGCTGTATTGTGTCCTTCATCTTCTCTGTGTTCCTGTGTTATGGAACCCACAAG AGGCGACCGGCCTTCGTGAAGGCATACTTAGGATACGGTGTTGTGATGACCACCCTGATGCTGGCGGTGGCTTGCTTCTACATCTGGAGGGGAGACGTCGTCAGTACGCTCATGCAGCTCATTTATTGCG GTTTCTACTCGTTGATTCTCCTGATGGTCAAGCGCACATACGAAATCATCCGAGCTGAGCAGACCTGCGAATCCACGCAAATTCTAACCTCCAAACCTGGCATGAACATTTAA
- the LOC134653348 gene encoding uncharacterized protein LOC134653348, which yields MDIRYRSRREKCCCMRVEKTCYIFAIINVVIVCLSALACLSTEALIVTRVAISFIQYNFSQFLPTWIVIFPIYAVACFLTATSGVFAVLLLQGIRLKNPKLVLAYLFFGLVVETVMISATIIAIAFVTVVRIPGQNYDLVNGGIALAFVICVIYGYILWLVRKTYIIFLSSHQNDILNQQTMLYICNEYLPTLDS from the exons ATGGACATacg GTATCGCTCCCGTCGCGAGAAATGCTGTTGTATGCGAGTAGAGAAGACATGTTATATTTTTGCCATAATTAATGTG GTCATCGTCTGCCTTTCTGCCCTCGCCTGCCTCTCCACAGAGGCGTTGATCGTGACCAGAGTTGCGATCAGCTTCATTCAGTACAATTTCTCCCAATTCTTGCCCACATGGATCGTTATATTTCCCATTTACGCCGTTGCCTGTTTTCTGACAGCTACTTCTGGAGTTTTTGCAGTATTATTGCTCCAAGGAATTCGTTTG AAAAACCCTAAACTGGTGTTGGCGTATCTGTTCTTCGGCTTGGTAGTGGAAACAGTAATGATCTCGGCCACTATCATCGCCATAGCCTTTGTCACGGTTGTACGAATTCCTGGACAAAATTATGACCTTGTAAATGGCGGTATTGCCCTGGCTTTTGTTATATGTG taatatatgGATATATCCTGTGGTTGGTGCGGAAgacttacattatatttttatcaagccatcagaatgatattttgaATCAACaaactatgctttatatttgCAAcgagtacttacctaccttagATAGCTAA
- the LOC134653675 gene encoding uncharacterized protein LOC134653675, whose amino-acid sequence MIDIWADDASTGEGIDLLIGNDLYFSFIRKSVDLGNNTYLVDSDFGWFLAGSATNNRKRDILSVATYCQCHEINQDFFTEPDLPLRTIDVKFLWSLESIGICDSPKTTCEEEAVQHFNNTVKYSEGRYQVKWPWIEYPPKLPTNFGLAFGRLKGVLRRSNKEVMTEYEEILEEQLEANIIEVVDPTIPADHPVHYLPFHMVQQKGKRGRLVYDASAKLKNEKSLNECLYRGPNMLEDLTGLVLKFRIGKIAITADVEKAFLQVGLQEEDRDVTRFLWVKDLERELTEDNIMQYRFCRVPFGVISSPFLLAATIRYHLSRTNKSLLSVIADKCYVDNLVTSVQSREEALNLYAQTTNSFKELGMNIRDWMSNDKDFVDKIPEQKRAKQESEMKILGLIWNLENDTLKLKLNNETFESEIIDRGITKKGVLRVLARLYDPCGFVSPLMLPGKLLFQEICTRKLKWDEILPEDLSTSWRNIIENLKAVKNVELPRHVASGSKSECTKYELHCFTDASMNAYAAVVYLRVITGKQVSTSFLMSKSRVTPAEDKSDLKIPRLELLGYLIGSRLLRYVTSHIDLNICKIYLWTDSQVVIAWIKSSRLLPPFVSRRVNEIKQIKDILGAELRYVNSKENPADIATRPELWHQKQDLWFHGPDFLLQDQRDWPKEQKKEEMCLAGRALDTVDGPEMTIKGYEDQDSDLNFSEMEDNPAATALHESLDSMQNPLDEEKCEETVTEIKKLQEKFFSEEVSGKVTSLSRNLGLFVDEDGILRCKGRFANANLSYDKRYPILIPKKSPFTTQIILKTHRDNYHVGVPHTLSILREKYWIPHGRAQVQKALKRCSQCEKYSGGPYKLPPPPALPSEKVNYSSPFTFTGCPLSGSGISGNKYW is encoded by the coding sequence ATGATAGACATCTGGGCGGACGATGCTTCTACTGGTGAAGGCATTGATTTGTTAATTGGAAATGATTTATACTTCTCATTTATCAGAAAGAGTGTTGATTTGGGAAATAATACTTATCTAGTAGATTCTGATTTTGGTTGGTTCCTCGCAGGAAGTGCTACTAACAATAGAAAAAGGGACATTCTATCAGTTGCTACATATTGCCAGTGTCATGAAATCAATCAAGACTTTTTTACAGAACCAGATCTTCCTCTGCGTACCATAGATGTCAAATTTTTATGGTCACTTGAGAGCATCGGGATATGTGATTCTCCAAAAACTACATGTGAGGAAGAAGCCGTGCAGCACTTTAACAATACTGTCAAATACAGTGAAGGACGGTACCAGGTCAAGTGGCCGTGGATAGAGTATCCACCTAAATTGCCTACTAATTTTGGACTTGCCTTTGGAAGGTTAAAGGGTGTATTACGGAGGTCAAATAAAGAAGTCATGACAGAGTATGAGGAAATCTTAGAGGAACAGCTTGAAGCGAACATAATAGAAGTTGTGGATCCTACCATTCCTGCTGACCATCCAgttcactacctaccttttcataTGGTTCAACAGAAGGGAAAAAGAGGCCGGCTGGTCTACGATGCTTCAGCTAAGCTGAAAAACGAGAAGAGCTTGAATGAGTGCTTATACAGAGGTCCGAACATGCTGGAAGACCTTACAGGATTGGTACTGAAATTTAGAATTGGGAAAATTGCTATCACCGCCGATGTTGAAAAGGCTTTTCTTCAGGTTGGTCTACAAGAAGAGGACAGGGATGTGACCAGGTTTCTCTGGGTCAAAGATCTGGAAAGGGAactaaccgaagacaatatcatGCAGTACAGGTTCTGCAGAGTGCCTTTTGGAGTGATATCAAGTCCTTTCCTCTTAGCGGCAACAATTCGATATCACCTTTCAAGGACTAACAAAAGTCTTCTTTCAGTGATAGCAGATAAATGTTATGTGGACAATTTAGTAACATCAGTTCAATCAAGAGAAGAGGCTCTCAATTTGTATGCTCAAACTACAAACTCATTCAAAGAATTAGGAATGAACATACGAGATTGGATGTCTAACGACAAAGATTTTGTAGACAAGATTCCCGAGCAAAAGAGAGCTAAACAGGAAAGTGAAATGAAGATCCTCGGTTTGATATGGAATTTGGAAAATGACACCTTAAAGCTCAAACTGAATAACGAAACCTTTGAGAGCGAGATCATAGACAGAGGTATTACAAAGAAAGGAGTCTTGAGAGTACTAGCACGTCTGTACGATCCATGCGGGTTTGTGTCACCACTCATGCTACCAGGAAAACTCTTGTTCCAGGAGATCTGTACTAGGAAGTTAAAATGGGACGAGATTCTGCCTGAAGACTTGTCAACATCATGGAGGAACATAATTGAGAATTTAAAAGCTGTTAAGAACGTAGAACTGCCAAGACATGTCGCAAGTGGTTCAAAGTCGGAATGTACGAAGTATGAGCTACATTGCTTCACTGACGCATCTATGAATGCATATGCAGCAGTTGTTTATCTGCGCGTCATAACTGGAAAGCAAGTATCAACTTCGTTTCTCATGTCAAAATCCAGAGTAACCCCAGCAGAAGACAAAAGTGATCTCAAAATTCCTAGACTTGAATTGCTAGGGTATCTGATAGGAAGTAGACTTCTGAGGTATGTTACAAGCCACATAGACCTAAATATATGCAAGATATATTTGTGGACGGATAGTCAAGTTGTCATAGCTTGGATCAAATCTAGTAGATTACTTCCACCATTTGTATCGAGACGAGTCAATGAGATCAAGCAAATTAAGGACATCTTAGGTGCAGAGCTGCGCTATGTCAACTCAAAAGAGAACCCTGCAGACATAGCTACCAGACCAGAATTGTGGCATCAGAAACAGGATCTATGGTTCCATGGTCCAGATTTCCTTCTACAAGACCAACGTGATTGGCCTAAGGAGCAGAAGAAGGAAGAAATGTGCTTGGCCGGGAGGGCTCTGGACACGGTGGATGGtccagagatgacaattaaaggCTATGAAGACCAAGATAGTGATCTTAACTTTTCTGAAATGGAGGATAATCCTGCAGCCACTGCACTTCATGAAAGTTTGGATTCTATGCAAAACCCATTAGACGAAGAGAAGTGTGAAGAGACAGTGACTGAGATAAAGAAGTTACAAGAAAAATTCTTTTCAGAAGAAGTTTCAGGAAAGGTAACCAGTTTGTCACGAAACTTAGGTCTCTTTGTAGACGAAGATGGGATCTTAAGATGTAAAGGAAGGTTCGCGAATGCTAATTTGTCGTATGATAAGAGATATCCCATTCTGATTCCGAAGAAATCGCCCTTCACAACCCAGATAATTCTGAAGACGCATAGAGACAACTACCATGTTGGGGTTCCACACACGCTAAGTATATTACGCGAAAAGTATTGGATCCCCCATGGGCGTGCCCAAGTACAGAAAGCTCTGAAGAGATGTTCGCAGTGTGAGAAGTATTCTGGAGGTCCTTATAAACTGCCACCACCACCTGCACTACCCAGTGAAAAAGTTAACTATAGTTCTCCATTTACCTTTACTGGATGTCCACTATCTGGGTCCGGTATTAGTGGAAACAAATACTGGTAG
- the LOC134653315 gene encoding uncharacterized protein LOC134653315, with product MDFLLSTLQLRLDRLAEALKGAAEALNSIETGVARDRIIAVRINVKNRLLSLTTDLDRYLSGATDIKEDFCNECRDMQVKAEDTLTELEIAIKLYCHEGENNHRTRLPKLELGKYNGDILKWNTFWDKFAANVDNKDIANVEKLSYLLASLEGPALQAVEGLETTNMNYPIAVDILNSRFGKPTKVIDAHNDALQNLAVAKDSPEDCRRTLNNIEKHLRVLEALGEKVDASHLRVITLNKFPSRVVYQVWLMSTDDSFAAIRKALDAVITAMESSVVTNMESSVIPVKSSDTTEMSTPASTATLQIGAVKKRKWQQKREAISTQPSKKRPKRMCIFCNEEHYSEDCTKFNTYKERIGKLKDRCYACFQIGHRASKCTRRRKCVHCSRMHNRALCRQKVQRDGSNPSKDSGGEKSEH from the exons ATGGACTTTCTGCTTTCCACATTACAATTGCGCCTAGATAGGCTAGCAGAAGCGTTAAAGGGAGCCGCAGAGGCCCTTAACAGCATTGAAACTGGCGTAGCAAGGGACAGGATAATTGCTGTGAGAATAAacgttaaaaatagattgttATCGCTCACAACAGATTTAGATAGATATTTGTCTGGCGCAACGGATATAAAAGAAGATTTCTGCAATGAATGTCGAGATATGCAAGTAAAGGCGGAGGACACGCTGACCGAATTAGAAATCGCAATAAAACTATACTGCCATGAAGGGGAAAACAATCATAGAACGCGTCTACCTAAGTTAGAGTTAGGGAAATATAATGGTGACATTCTAAAATGGAACACTTTTTGGGATAAATTCGCAGCTAATGTTGATAATAAGGACATTGCCAACGTTGAGAAGCTATCATACTTGCTAGCGTCATTAGAGGGACCAGCCCTTCAAGCAGTCGAGGGTCTGGAAACTACTAACATGAATTATCCGATTGCGGTAGACATTCTCAATAGCCGCTTTGGTAAACCTACGAAGGTCATCGATGCTCACAATGATGCTTTGCAAAATCTAGCTGTAGCTAAGGATTCACCTGAAGATTGTAGGCGTACTCTGAACAATATAGAGAAGCACCTTAGGGTATTAGAGGCTCTTGGGGAGAAAGTTGATGCTAGTCACCTTAGAGTTATTACACTTAATAAATTTCCATCAAGAGTAGTATACCAAGTGTGGCTTATGTCAACCGATGATTCTTTTGCTGCAATCCGGAAGGCTTTGGATGCTGTAATAACAGCCATGGAGAGTTCGGTTGTTACAAACATGGAGAGTTCTGTGATTCCAGTAAAGTCCAGTGACACAACGGAGATGAGTACACCTGCTTCAACAGCAACACTGCAGATTGGAGCTGTAAAGAAAAGGAAATGGCAACAAAAGAGGGAAGCAATTTCAACTCAACCTAGCAAGAAACGCCCTAAGAGAATGTGCATATTTTGCAATGAAGAACATTATAGTGAGGACTGTACCAAATTTAACACATATAAAGAGAGGATTGGGAAGTTGAAAGATAGGTGTTATGCGTGCTTCCAAATAGGACACCGTGCCTCCAAGTGCACAAGAAGGAGAAAATGTGTACATTGCTCTAGGATGCATAATAGAGCACTGTGTCGACAGAAGGTGCAAAGGG ACGGCAGTAACCCAAGTAAGGACAGCGGAGGGGAGAAGtctgagcattag
- the LOC134653211 gene encoding uncharacterized protein LOC134653211: MLDKSAMMRHARCGCIPVETATFIFAVFSSVISGFGTLVFATAKSWFSAVTGDETLEQFWEGDPETMHMEMGDRVYNQRLVDYTAAMAAMVFCFVCSVVTFIFSVFLCYGTNKRHPGFVKAYLVYGVVVTILLMAGAVLYSWLMNEIIVGSVILIACGVYSMILLMVQRTYEILRLEQIRNSAQLLCPEPGMKS; this comes from the exons ATGTTGGATAAAAG CGCCATGATGAGACACGCGAGGTGCGGATGTATCCCCGTGGAAACGGCCACATTCATTTTTGCAGTATTTAGCTCT GTTATATCCGGCTTCGGGACTCTGGTCTTCGCCACCGCCAAGTCCTGGTTCTCGGCCGTCACTGGAGACGAGACGCTGGAACAGTTCTGGGAGGGCGACCCCGAGACCATGCACATGGAAATGGGAGACCGGGTGTATAACCAAAG GCTGGTGGACTACACAGCGGCGATGGCGGCCATGGTGTTCTGCTTCGTTTGCAGTGTGGTCACCTTTATCTTCTCTGTGTTCCTGTGCTATGGGACTAACAAG AGGCACCCAGGTTTCGTGAAGGCCTACCTGGTGTACGGCGTGGTGGTGACCATCCTCCTGATGGCCGGAGCTGTCCTGTACTCCTGGCTCATGAATGAAATCATTGTGGGTTCTGTCATCCTCATTGCTTGCG GTGTGTACTCGATGATCCTGCTGATGGTCCAGCGCACATACGAAATCCTCCGGCTCGAGCAGATCCGCAACTCCGCCCAACTGCTCTGCCCAGAGCCTGGCATGAAATCTTAA